The following proteins are encoded in a genomic region of Dyadobacter sp. UC 10:
- a CDS encoding MFS transporter, translating to MQRNSFIVILILLIFFVISFLTNILGPIIPDIVKSFDLSLGLAGFLPFAFFVAYGVMSIPAGLMVEKFGEKRILIAAFMLAFFGALLFALVPGFSIALLSLFLIGIGMAMLQVVINPLLRVAGGEEKFAFFSVLAQLFFGAASFLSPLLYSYLVLNVHSGTSGFLIETLNDLVPGNLKWVSLYWVFAVIALLMVLIIALVRFPKVELRDDERIDVGKSFGELSKSRTVWLFFLGIFAYVGTEQGIANWISQFLQTYHGIDPATTGASVISYFWGLLTVGCFLGLLLLKLTDSRKVLAFFTCGAIVALLTALFGPKEMALYGFPLAGFFASVMYSVIFSLALNSVPKHHGTFSGILCAGIAGGAVVPLIVGGLAELVGLQFAMIFLLIPLGYIFSISIWAKPLVNNETVTSVKELFKFS from the coding sequence ATGCAAAGAAACAGCTTTATCGTAATCCTTATCCTGCTTATTTTCTTCGTTATTTCGTTTCTAACGAATATTCTCGGACCGATCATTCCTGATATTGTCAAGAGTTTCGATCTCAGTCTCGGCCTGGCAGGATTTCTCCCTTTTGCATTTTTTGTTGCCTATGGTGTCATGTCGATACCTGCGGGATTAATGGTGGAAAAGTTTGGTGAAAAGCGCATTCTGATCGCTGCCTTCATGCTGGCTTTTTTCGGGGCGTTGCTTTTTGCATTGGTACCGGGCTTCTCCATCGCATTGCTTTCGCTTTTTCTGATCGGAATAGGCATGGCGATGCTGCAGGTGGTGATCAATCCACTGTTACGGGTGGCAGGCGGAGAGGAAAAATTTGCTTTTTTCTCGGTTCTGGCCCAGCTCTTCTTCGGCGCGGCGTCCTTTCTGAGCCCGCTTCTATATAGTTATTTAGTATTAAACGTACATTCAGGTACGTCAGGATTTTTGATAGAAACACTCAATGATCTCGTCCCGGGCAACCTGAAATGGGTCTCGTTGTATTGGGTATTTGCTGTGATCGCGTTATTGATGGTTTTAATTATTGCCCTGGTCAGATTTCCCAAGGTAGAGCTCAGGGACGATGAGCGTATAGACGTTGGAAAATCATTTGGCGAGTTATCAAAAAGTCGCACGGTCTGGCTCTTTTTTCTGGGCATATTCGCGTACGTCGGTACGGAACAGGGAATTGCCAACTGGATCTCACAATTTTTACAAACCTATCATGGTATCGACCCGGCTACCACAGGTGCTTCGGTGATTTCCTACTTCTGGGGATTGCTTACCGTCGGCTGTTTTCTGGGCCTGTTACTTTTGAAACTGACAGATAGCCGCAAAGTGCTGGCTTTTTTTACCTGCGGGGCTATTGTGGCATTACTGACTGCGTTATTTGGCCCAAAAGAAATGGCGCTGTATGGTTTTCCTCTGGCTGGTTTCTTCGCCTCGGTGATGTATTCGGTTATCTTTTCGCTCGCATTAAACTCGGTGCCTAAGCATCACGGAACGTTTTCAGGTATTTTGTGTGCTGGGATAGCCGGAGGAGCGGTAGTGCCGCTGATCGTTGGGGGGCTTGCCGAGCTGGTGGGGTTGCAATTTGCAATGATATTCCTGCTGATTCCGCTGGGCTATATATTCAGTATATCGATCTGGGCAAAGCCTCTGGTCAACAATGAAACCGTTACCAGCGTGAAAGAACTGTTTAAATTTTCCTGA
- a CDS encoding TPM domain-containing protein yields the protein MEAESLFFTEEQQQLIIKSIQQAEKQTSGEVKVHIEKKCPLPDVMERAKEVFIALNLHQTAQRNGVLFYLAYEDRKFAVLGDKGIDEKVGADFWKTTKDHLRSHFIEGQFLEGLCKGIEEAGFQLKSHFPYHSDDINELPDDISFGQ from the coding sequence ATGGAAGCCGAATCACTTTTTTTTACAGAAGAGCAGCAGCAATTGATCATCAAATCGATACAGCAGGCTGAAAAACAAACTTCGGGAGAAGTGAAGGTGCATATCGAAAAAAAATGCCCTTTGCCTGACGTAATGGAAAGAGCAAAAGAAGTTTTCATCGCCCTGAATCTTCACCAGACTGCCCAGCGTAACGGCGTGCTATTTTACCTCGCGTACGAAGACCGCAAATTTGCTGTGTTGGGGGACAAGGGAATTGATGAAAAAGTAGGTGCTGATTTTTGGAAAACGACCAAGGACCATTTGAGAAGCCACTTTATAGAAGGGCAATTCCTCGAAGGTCTTTGCAAAGGCATTGAAGAAGCCGGTTTTCAGCTTAAATCGCATTTCCCCTACCATTCCGACGATATCAACGAACTTCCTGACGACATTTCGTTCGGACAATGA
- a CDS encoding M13 family metallopeptidase produces the protein MKLVALRYPVFALALLVAGCKKETEESSAEKVPGFDISSLDSTAKACEDFDSYANGGWKKKNPIPGTESRWGAFGILDKENKEVRLKSIIAELTASKDRKKGTEEQQIADYYQSFLDTAAIENRGLTPLKPYLDKINAVSSLKELAALSGELQKVGIPTAIGFGVEGDLKNSKINVLYEGQGGLSLGEKSYYERTDSNTVNVRKEFVAHVDKMFSLAAFTEQMPGKTILDFETKLAKHQLTNVELRDPVKTYNKMSFEDFAKLLSDFDVKTFADKQDIKTDTLIVQNKAYLQNLNALLKATPLATLKLYTKWQLLSRFAGYLPKSFDQEDFRFFSTVMRGTKQQRARVERAIRSTDGLLGMPLGKLFSKKYFPEEDKKKVSEMIENVRAVYGERIDKLTWMSDSTKTKAHKKLKAFTYKIGYPDKWKDYSSIEIAPDKLFENVISASLYGHKEQVEKIGKDVDKKEWLMTPQTVNAYYNPLNNEIVFPAGILQPPFYNRNADDAINYGGIIAVIGHEFTHGFDDQGSQFDDEGNLKNWWTAADRANFDKLTKKYIEYFNGIEALPGFNINGALTIGENVADLGGLTLAYYALQKSLEGKEEPAPIDGFNWKQRFFLGWAQVWHMNTTNEALRNQVQTDPHAPAKDRINGPLPHLKEFQIAFGCTPGNKMALADSARIVIW, from the coding sequence ATGAAATTAGTCGCATTACGCTATCCCGTATTCGCACTGGCACTTCTTGTGGCTGGCTGCAAAAAGGAGACAGAAGAATCATCTGCCGAAAAAGTACCCGGATTTGATATCAGCTCACTGGATTCCACTGCCAAAGCCTGCGAAGATTTTGACAGCTATGCCAATGGAGGGTGGAAAAAGAAAAACCCAATTCCCGGCACAGAAAGCCGATGGGGCGCATTTGGGATTCTTGACAAAGAAAATAAAGAGGTAAGGCTGAAAAGTATTATCGCAGAACTTACCGCATCGAAAGACCGGAAAAAAGGAACAGAAGAGCAGCAGATCGCAGACTACTACCAGTCATTTCTGGACACAGCGGCGATTGAAAACCGCGGCCTGACTCCGCTCAAACCATATCTCGACAAAATCAATGCAGTAAGTTCCCTGAAAGAACTGGCTGCTTTGTCGGGCGAATTGCAAAAAGTGGGCATACCGACAGCCATTGGTTTTGGCGTAGAAGGCGATTTGAAAAACAGCAAGATCAATGTACTCTATGAAGGCCAGGGCGGGCTTAGTCTGGGAGAAAAGAGTTACTACGAGCGCACAGACTCCAATACTGTCAACGTAAGAAAAGAATTTGTTGCTCACGTCGATAAAATGTTTTCGCTGGCAGCATTCACTGAACAAATGCCAGGAAAAACCATTCTTGATTTCGAGACCAAACTTGCAAAACACCAGCTCACCAATGTTGAGCTGCGTGATCCTGTTAAAACGTACAACAAAATGAGTTTTGAGGATTTTGCAAAGCTCCTTTCAGATTTCGATGTCAAAACTTTTGCGGACAAACAGGATATTAAAACAGATACATTGATCGTCCAAAACAAAGCGTATCTGCAAAACCTGAATGCATTACTGAAAGCTACACCACTGGCTACCTTAAAACTTTATACGAAATGGCAGCTGCTTTCGAGATTCGCAGGCTACCTCCCAAAAAGCTTCGATCAGGAAGATTTCCGGTTCTTCAGTACCGTAATGCGAGGCACCAAACAGCAAAGGGCACGTGTAGAAAGAGCGATACGATCAACCGACGGACTCCTGGGAATGCCGCTTGGCAAATTGTTCTCAAAAAAATATTTTCCTGAAGAAGACAAAAAGAAAGTTTCTGAAATGATCGAAAACGTCCGCGCCGTCTATGGTGAGCGGATTGATAAACTGACATGGATGAGCGATTCAACCAAAACTAAGGCACACAAGAAGCTTAAAGCATTTACTTATAAAATCGGCTATCCTGACAAATGGAAGGATTATTCCAGCATCGAAATTGCTCCCGACAAATTGTTTGAGAATGTAATCTCCGCCTCCCTTTACGGGCACAAAGAGCAAGTCGAGAAAATTGGCAAGGACGTTGATAAAAAAGAATGGCTGATGACGCCCCAAACGGTCAACGCCTATTATAACCCGCTGAATAATGAGATTGTGTTCCCTGCCGGCATATTGCAACCACCGTTTTATAACCGGAATGCCGACGATGCGATCAATTACGGCGGAATCATCGCGGTGATCGGCCATGAATTTACGCACGGATTTGACGATCAGGGCTCGCAGTTTGATGATGAAGGAAACCTGAAAAACTGGTGGACCGCCGCAGACCGTGCAAATTTTGACAAGCTAACTAAAAAGTACATCGAATATTTCAACGGCATCGAGGCTCTGCCTGGCTTCAATATCAACGGCGCCTTGACAATCGGAGAAAATGTGGCCGATCTTGGCGGACTGACTTTGGCTTACTATGCACTGCAGAAATCGCTGGAAGGTAAAGAAGAGCCCGCTCCTATCGACGGGTTCAATTGGAAGCAGCGCTTTTTTCTCGGCTGGGCGCAGGTTTGGCACATGAATACGACCAACGAAGCATTGAGAAACCAGGTACAAACAGACCCGCATGCACCGGCAAAAGACAGGATCAACGGACCGCTTCCGCATTTGAAGGAATTCCAGATTGCATTCGGCTGTACTCCCGGCAATAAAATGGCGCTGGCCGATTCGGCGCGGATCGTGATATGGTGA
- a CDS encoding LemA family protein produces MSKGLIAVIVVVLILGFVGCGKYNGLVGKDEVVKESWAKVESQYQRRADLIPNLVSTVKGAAEFEKGTLTAVIEARSKATQTTINADQLTPENISKFQAAQDQLSGSLSRLLVSVEQYPQLKANQNFLELQAQLEGTENRIGVARNDFNTVVKDYNQEVRTFPTNLFAGVFGFAQKGYFTATAGSEKAPSVQF; encoded by the coding sequence ATGTCAAAAGGATTAATTGCAGTTATCGTCGTGGTTCTGATTCTCGGATTCGTCGGCTGCGGAAAATATAATGGGCTTGTGGGTAAAGATGAGGTCGTGAAAGAATCGTGGGCCAAAGTGGAAAGCCAGTACCAGCGCCGCGCAGATCTGATCCCAAACCTGGTTAGCACGGTAAAAGGTGCGGCAGAATTTGAGAAAGGTACATTAACGGCAGTCATAGAAGCACGTAGCAAAGCTACCCAGACTACGATCAATGCAGACCAGCTTACTCCTGAGAATATTTCCAAATTCCAGGCTGCGCAGGATCAGTTAAGCGGATCTCTTTCGAGACTGCTTGTTTCAGTTGAGCAGTATCCGCAGCTGAAAGCAAACCAAAACTTTCTGGAACTTCAGGCGCAGCTCGAAGGAACAGAAAACCGGATTGGCGTTGCGAGAAACGATTTCAATACCGTTGTAAAAGATTATAACCAAGAGGTAAGGACCTTCCCTACCAACCTTTTTGCAGGTGTATTCGGCTTTGCTCAAAAAGGATATTTCACGGCAACCGCCGGATCTGAAAAAGCACCGTCGGTGCAATTCTGA
- a CDS encoding peptide MFS transporter: MSSQISQKHPRGLYVLFFAEMWERFSYYGMRAILLLFLLDNIRGGMGMSAAEATAVYGLYTASVYLLTLPGGWLADNILGQKKAIWYGGIVIMIGHIILAIPAGSAIFFLGLSTVAVGTGLLKPNISSIVGELYPEGGARRDAAFSIFYMGINLGSFLGIAIVGYLGEKVNWHMGFGAAAIGMFLGLIVFRFGSATYLKGLGEVPPAKEDSEKTEAPQSGNSKMLGYGLVALLVVFLIVLQSSGTIDMTTAQGLAQGAGVIIVSISAAYFLFILVAGGLTRVEKYRVGVLIILFLAIALFWAGYEQAGTSLQIFAERHTQRMIGGWEVPSSWFQNFQPTFVLIFAPVLASLWISLSSRNRNPSIPVKFAMGLILLGLSFFVMVAASNIAVTGELASPFFLTFTYFLHTIGELCVSPVGLSSYTKLAPKRYVSQLMGIWFVGASLGNLIAGIFAGGFDEENILQMPALFNQVAIVTTIFGLVLLVFWKPIRGWMGGIH; the protein is encoded by the coding sequence ATGTCATCACAAATTTCCCAAAAGCACCCCAGGGGCCTGTATGTTTTGTTTTTTGCAGAAATGTGGGAACGGTTTAGCTACTATGGCATGCGCGCCATTCTTCTGCTTTTTTTGCTTGATAACATAAGAGGAGGAATGGGAATGAGTGCGGCCGAGGCAACAGCCGTCTACGGCCTTTACACTGCATCGGTCTACCTGCTTACGTTACCCGGCGGCTGGCTGGCGGACAATATTCTCGGACAGAAAAAGGCTATCTGGTACGGAGGAATCGTCATTATGATAGGGCATATTATTCTGGCAATACCCGCTGGCTCCGCGATATTTTTCCTGGGACTTAGCACTGTTGCAGTCGGCACAGGACTTCTCAAACCCAATATCAGCTCCATTGTAGGTGAGCTTTATCCCGAGGGCGGTGCCCGGCGCGATGCGGCATTTTCCATCTTTTATATGGGCATTAACCTCGGTTCGTTCTTAGGGATCGCTATCGTGGGATATCTGGGTGAAAAGGTCAACTGGCACATGGGTTTCGGGGCAGCAGCTATCGGAATGTTTTTGGGACTGATCGTTTTCCGTTTCGGTAGTGCCACGTACCTGAAAGGGCTCGGCGAGGTTCCTCCTGCGAAAGAGGACAGCGAAAAGACGGAAGCGCCGCAATCGGGCAACAGTAAAATGCTGGGTTATGGATTGGTCGCCTTGCTGGTCGTGTTCCTGATCGTACTGCAATCTTCCGGTACTATTGATATGACCACCGCGCAGGGCCTGGCTCAGGGTGCCGGCGTCATTATCGTATCCATTTCCGCCGCCTACTTCCTGTTTATTCTCGTAGCAGGCGGGTTAACACGCGTAGAAAAATACCGTGTCGGCGTGCTCATCATTCTTTTCCTTGCTATTGCATTGTTCTGGGCAGGTTATGAGCAGGCTGGCACCTCGCTGCAGATATTTGCCGAGCGCCATACCCAACGAATGATCGGCGGCTGGGAAGTGCCTTCAAGCTGGTTCCAGAATTTCCAGCCTACTTTCGTATTGATTTTTGCTCCCGTGCTGGCTAGTTTGTGGATTTCATTATCATCCAGAAACCGTAATCCGTCAATTCCCGTCAAGTTTGCAATGGGTTTGATCCTGCTGGGCCTGAGCTTCTTTGTAATGGTCGCCGCTTCCAACATCGCGGTCACAGGAGAACTTGCTTCTCCGTTTTTTCTGACATTCACCTACTTTTTGCATACGATCGGCGAGCTTTGTGTAAGTCCGGTAGGGTTAAGCTCGTACACCAAACTGGCGCCGAAACGTTACGTGAGCCAGCTGATGGGCATCTGGTTTGTGGGCGCTTCGCTCGGTAACCTGATCGCAGGTATTTTCGCAGGTGGTTTTGATGAAGAGAATATCCTGCAAATGCCGGCGCTTTTCAATCAGGTAGCTATTGTTACAACCATTTTTGGCTTGGTTCTCCTGGTCTTCTGGAAGCCAATTAGAGGGTGGATGGGAGGCATTCATTAA
- a CDS encoding AraC family transcriptional regulator, with the protein MYKIILLLDFAEEYSKALMKGINAYSKEFGPWIFCRMPLFHRETVGIDGILQWALEWGADGIIGQLYNKEIDKILKADIPVIAQDFKERFTEIPNITGAYHEAGKLGADYFLKKGFTNFAFYGFNDIVWSRERAEGFEERLKSKGHKVHYFEHKKARSTELWYYKPSSLSRWLKSLPKPIGLMSCDDNQGQHITEACRHVGIRIPEEVAVLGGDNDEMICDLSDPPLSSIALDVEKGGYDAAKLLDHMIKHDTKEYYDIIVKPMQVITRHSTDIYATNDDHIASSLKYIHQNIEKNLHVEEVVKQVPLSRRALEKRFLEITGYPIYKYIFNLRIEKFTQKLLDTDMSVFEIALDMGLNDSKNIARQFRQAKGCSPSAYRNKYLAGK; encoded by the coding sequence ATGTACAAAATTATCCTGCTCCTGGATTTTGCCGAAGAATATAGCAAGGCCTTAATGAAAGGTATTAATGCTTATTCTAAAGAGTTTGGGCCGTGGATTTTTTGCCGGATGCCCTTGTTTCACCGTGAAACTGTGGGCATCGACGGGATCTTGCAGTGGGCGTTAGAATGGGGGGCAGACGGTATTATAGGTCAGTTGTATAATAAGGAAATTGACAAAATATTGAAAGCCGACATTCCGGTCATTGCGCAGGATTTTAAGGAGCGATTTACCGAAATACCCAATATTACCGGCGCTTACCATGAAGCAGGGAAGCTTGGGGCTGATTATTTTCTAAAGAAAGGCTTTACAAATTTCGCCTTTTACGGGTTCAACGATATTGTCTGGTCACGAGAGAGGGCAGAAGGTTTTGAGGAAAGGCTAAAATCCAAAGGGCATAAAGTACATTATTTTGAGCATAAAAAAGCCAGATCGACGGAACTCTGGTATTACAAGCCAAGCTCGCTGAGCCGCTGGCTGAAATCCCTGCCCAAACCGATCGGGTTGATGAGCTGCGACGATAACCAGGGGCAGCATATTACCGAAGCTTGCCGGCATGTAGGGATCCGCATTCCTGAGGAAGTGGCGGTACTGGGGGGAGATAACGATGAAATGATCTGCGACCTGTCCGACCCGCCGCTATCCAGCATTGCGCTGGATGTTGAAAAAGGCGGGTACGACGCAGCGAAACTGCTCGATCATATGATCAAACACGATACCAAAGAATACTATGATATCATTGTGAAGCCCATGCAGGTAATCACCCGGCATTCGACGGATATTTATGCTACCAACGATGATCATATCGCATCTTCTCTGAAATACATCCACCAGAATATTGAGAAAAACCTGCACGTGGAAGAAGTAGTGAAGCAGGTGCCGCTATCGCGGCGGGCTTTGGAAAAACGCTTTCTCGAAATAACCGGGTATCCGATTTACAAATACATTTTTAACCTGCGCATTGAGAAATTCACTCAGAAACTGCTGGACACAGATATGTCCGTTTTTGAGATCGCACTCGATATGGGCCTGAATGACAGCAAAAATATAGCCCGCCAATTCAGGCAGGCCAAAGGGTGCAGTCCAAGTGCTTATCGGAACAAATATCTTGCAGGGAAATGA
- a CDS encoding ROK family protein: MYIGVDIGGTNMRAGIESGGAITWQNKTLLANKDSLSATLDQLLELIRPFTKYPVKGIGIGVPSVVDISKGIVYNVMNIPSWEEVALRDIVQSEFNLPVSVNNDVNCFILGEHRFGLARKYKSVIGMAIGTGLGSGVIIDNQLYAGNNCGAGEIGMLPYKDSILENYVSNRFFEDSLGMNAFDAHAAAERGEAPALATWQEFGIHLGAVVKAIMYTYDPEAIIFGGSIAKAYDFFQVSMQESLRDFAYPESIRKLTLLLSENENIALLGAAALLEG, from the coding sequence ATGTATATAGGTGTTGATATCGGCGGTACGAATATGCGTGCCGGGATTGAGTCGGGAGGGGCCATTACCTGGCAGAACAAGACCTTGCTGGCCAATAAAGATTCGCTTTCGGCCACGCTGGACCAGTTACTTGAACTCATCAGGCCGTTTACCAAATATCCTGTCAAAGGTATCGGAATAGGGGTTCCGTCGGTGGTTGATATCAGCAAGGGGATTGTGTATAATGTCATGAATATCCCTTCCTGGGAAGAAGTTGCGTTGCGGGATATTGTTCAAAGCGAGTTTAACCTGCCGGTATCTGTCAACAACGACGTCAATTGCTTTATACTTGGAGAGCACCGGTTCGGGCTGGCGCGCAAGTATAAATCGGTGATCGGAATGGCAATCGGAACGGGCCTCGGCTCCGGGGTAATCATTGATAACCAGTTGTATGCGGGAAATAATTGCGGGGCCGGAGAAATCGGGATGCTTCCTTACAAGGATTCAATCCTGGAAAATTATGTTAGCAACCGGTTTTTTGAAGATTCGCTCGGTATGAATGCATTTGACGCACATGCCGCCGCTGAACGGGGAGAAGCTCCTGCATTGGCAACCTGGCAGGAATTTGGTATCCACCTGGGCGCCGTTGTGAAGGCGATTATGTATACTTACGACCCCGAGGCGATCATATTCGGTGGTTCAATTGCCAAGGCCTACGATTTTTTTCAGGTAAGCATGCAGGAGAGCCTGAGAGACTTCGCTTACCCGGAATCTATCCGAAAATTAACATTATTACTGTCTGAAAACGAAAATATTGCCTTACTGGGTGCAGCTGCATTGCTCGAAGGTTGA
- a CDS encoding deoxyribodipyrimidine photo-lyase has product MADRIVYWFRNDLRLLDNEALFSACNSSKEIIPVFVFDPRQFENTRLGFRRTNALRAQQLINCVTDLRNTIRQKGGDLIIKIGEPEKIIAQLAEDQDAGYVYCSKEIAPEETRIESSLSKNLKTGNIDIKLFWMDTLVHAAELPFPISKLPGSFDAFAKAMENKLNIATSLPEPSAIRLPEGLEPGQMPALTDLGFRPESATQQNGTNEPIGQDEAIKSLFTYLSATSDPEGFHTLIDSGISRWLSMGCLSPRYVYETVMEMDDSAKRQSLLRELLERDYYHWTLLRFGPRIFKPSGVKHHFTKRWANDHAAFKTWTDSKTENTEINLIMQKLKSQGDLAASERMTAAEYLANVLDINWTWGAMYFESNLKDYEPSVSWGKWNRVAGVGVD; this is encoded by the coding sequence ATGGCCGACCGCATTGTTTACTGGTTTAGAAATGACCTTCGTTTACTTGATAATGAAGCGCTTTTTTCAGCCTGCAACTCTTCTAAAGAAATCATCCCCGTCTTTGTTTTTGATCCAAGGCAATTCGAAAACACCAGGCTCGGCTTCCGTCGGACCAACGCATTAAGGGCTCAGCAGTTGATTAACTGCGTGACTGATCTCAGGAATACGATCAGACAAAAAGGTGGCGATTTGATTATCAAGATTGGCGAACCTGAAAAGATCATTGCTCAGCTCGCAGAGGATCAGGACGCCGGATATGTATATTGCAGCAAGGAAATCGCCCCGGAAGAAACCAGAATCGAATCCTCCCTCAGTAAAAATCTGAAAACAGGAAATATTGATATCAAGCTTTTTTGGATGGACACGCTTGTCCATGCCGCTGAACTACCTTTCCCTATTTCCAAACTGCCGGGTTCGTTTGACGCCTTTGCCAAAGCAATGGAAAACAAGCTCAATATAGCTACTTCACTTCCGGAACCGTCTGCGATCAGGCTACCAGAAGGCTTGGAGCCCGGCCAAATGCCAGCACTAACTGACCTGGGTTTCCGACCGGAATCAGCCACTCAGCAAAATGGAACTAACGAACCAATTGGACAAGACGAGGCCATTAAGTCTCTTTTTACGTATTTATCGGCAACAAGTGATCCGGAGGGTTTCCACACACTGATCGATTCAGGAATTTCCCGCTGGCTTTCAATGGGATGTCTTTCCCCCAGATACGTTTATGAAACCGTTATGGAGATGGATGATTCGGCTAAGAGGCAAAGTTTACTTCGTGAGCTCCTGGAAAGGGATTATTACCACTGGACCTTGCTCCGTTTCGGGCCGCGAATCTTTAAGCCAAGCGGTGTTAAACACCATTTCACCAAACGCTGGGCAAATGATCATGCCGCTTTCAAAACCTGGACTGATAGTAAAACAGAGAACACAGAGATCAATCTAATTATGCAAAAACTGAAAAGCCAGGGAGACCTAGCAGCATCGGAACGGATGACTGCAGCAGAATATCTGGCCAACGTATTGGACATCAACTGGACCTGGGGAGCAATGTATTTTGAAAGCAATTTGAAAGACTATGAACCGTCAGTCAGCTGGGGTAAATGGAATAGGGTCGCCGGTGTCGGGGTAGACTAA
- a CDS encoding TPM domain-containing protein: MKKILLIPIMLIISICSIWAQDIPAKPNPPKLVNDFANQLSADEKARLEQKLVAYNDSTSSQIVIVVVSTTGDYPIADYAIKLGREWGVGQKDKDNGIVLLWAPGDRKVFISTGYGLEGAIPDAIAKRIISQVITPRFKQNQFYQGLDEGVDMIFKYATGEYKADKQQNADEDSFPPILIVVIIFIIIMIIIFRNRNNRGGGGGRGIRGLGIPPVFFPYTTHSGGGSFSGDWGGGGSGGGFGGFGGGSFGGGGAGGDY; this comes from the coding sequence ATGAAGAAAATCCTTTTAATACCCATCATGCTGATTATTTCGATATGCAGCATCTGGGCACAAGATATTCCTGCCAAACCCAACCCACCCAAACTCGTCAACGACTTCGCGAACCAGTTGAGTGCGGATGAAAAAGCACGTCTCGAGCAGAAACTGGTCGCCTATAATGATTCTACTTCTTCGCAGATCGTTATCGTAGTTGTTTCGACTACCGGCGACTATCCTATTGCTGACTATGCGATCAAACTGGGCCGCGAGTGGGGAGTAGGACAAAAAGACAAAGACAATGGAATCGTATTGCTTTGGGCACCAGGCGACCGAAAAGTATTCATCAGTACCGGTTATGGCCTCGAAGGGGCGATCCCGGATGCCATCGCCAAGCGTATCATTTCCCAGGTAATTACGCCGCGATTTAAACAAAACCAATTCTACCAGGGCCTCGATGAAGGAGTTGACATGATCTTTAAATATGCGACCGGAGAATACAAAGCGGATAAACAGCAAAACGCCGATGAGGATTCTTTCCCGCCCATTTTGATCGTTGTGATCATCTTCATTATTATCATGATAATCATTTTCAGGAATAGAAACAATCGTGGCGGCGGAGGTGGAAGAGGAATTCGCGGATTAGGTATTCCCCCTGTCTTCTTCCCATATACAACTCATTCTGGTGGCGGAAGCTTTTCCGGAGATTGGGGAGGAGGGGGCAGTGGAGGCGGCTTCGGGGGCTTTGGGGGAGGCAGCTTCGGAGGAGGGGGCGCGGGTGGAGATTACTAA